From a single Phalacrocorax aristotelis chromosome 1, bGulAri2.1, whole genome shotgun sequence genomic region:
- the MED14 gene encoding mediator of RNA polymerase II transcription subunit 14 codes for MAPVQLESNQLVPAGGGPASAPAPPAPGAVTAAASPGYRLSTLIDFLLHRTYAELTVLADLLPRKTDMERKIEIVQFASRTRQLFVRLLALVKWANNAGKVEKCAMISSFLDQQAILFVDTADRLASLARDALVHARLPSFAIPYAIDVLTTGSYPRLPTCIRDKIIPPDPITKSEKQTTLHQLNQILRHRLVTTDLPPQLANLTVANGRVKFRVEGEFEATLTVMGDDPDIPWRLLKLEILVEDKETGDGRALVHSMQINFIHQLVQSRLFADEKPLQDMYNCLHSFCLALQLEVLHSQTLMLIRERWGDLVQVERYHAGKCLSLSVWNQQVLGRKTGTASVHKVTIKIDETDVSKPLQISHEPPLPACDSKLMERAMKIDHLSIEKLLIDSVHARSHQKLQELKAILKSYNVNDNSFIETALPTLVIPILEPCGRSECLHVFVDLHSGMFQLMLYGVDQLTLDDIEKAVNDDMKRIIPWLQQLKFWLGQQRCKQSIKHLPTVSSETLQLANYASHPVGNLSKHKLFIKLTRLPQYYIVVEMFDVPGNPTELEYKYHFLSVSYAEGDDSPATALLLQQFKPNIEELVLDTKSGKQMKSGVKRKLSGDPCSVEPKKPKRSGEMCAFNKVLAHIVAMCDTNMPFIGLRMELSNMDIPHQGVQVEGDGFSHAIRLLRIPPCKGVNEETQKALDRSLLDCTFRLQGRNNRTWVAELVFANCPLNSTSSREQGPTRHVYLTYENQLSEPVGGRKVVEMFLNDWNSIARLYECVLEFARSLPDIPNHLNIFSEVRIYNYRKLILCYGTTKGSSISIQWNSILQKFHISLGTVGPNSGCSNCHNTILHQLQEMFNKTPNVVQLLQVLFDTQAPLNAINKLPTVPMLGLTQRTNTAYQCFSILPQSPTHIRLAFRNMYCIDIYCRSRGVVAIRDGAYSLFDNSKIVEGFYPAPGLKTFLNMFVDSNQDARRRSVNEDDNPPSPIGGDMMDSLISQLQPQQPPQQPQQPFAKQAGASGAYPLTSPPTSYHNTVTPSPSMMHTQSPGNLHAASSPSGALRAPSPASFGPTPSPSSLGITMGQTANFASPHGTIDPSSPYTMMSPSQRAGNWPGSPQVSGPSPAARMPGMSPANPSLHSPVPDASHSPRAGTSSQAMPTSMPPPRKLPQRSWAASIPTILTHSALNILLLPSPTPGLVPGLAGSYLCSPLERFLGSVIMRRHLQRIIQQETLQLINSNEPGVIMFKTEALKCRVALNPKTNQTLQLKVTPENTGQWKSEELQVLEKFFETRVAGPPFKANTLIAFTKLLGAPTHILRDCVHIMKLELFPDQASQLKWSVQFCLTIPPSAPPIAPPGTPAVVLKSKMLFFLQLTQKTTVPQEAVSIIVPIIYDMASGTTQQADIPRQQNSSVAAPMMVSNILKRFAELNSPRPGECTIFAAVRDLMVNLTLPPGGRP; via the exons aaaaatagaaatagtgCAGTTTGCAAGTCGCACTCGTCAGCTGTTTGTTCGTTTGTTGGCCTTAGTCAAATGGGCTAATAATGCTGGAAAGGTGGAAAAATGTGCG ATGATATCAAGTTTTTTAGATCAGCAAGCCATTCTGTTTGTGGACACTGCTGATCGTCTGGCATCGCTAGCTAGAGATGCTTTGGTTCACGCTCGTCTACCTAGTTTTGCTATCCCATATGCTATTGATGTTTTGACAACTGGATCATACCCGCGTCTGCCTACCTGCATTAGG GATAAAATAATCCCTCCTGACCCAATAACAAAGAGCGAGAAGCAAACCACACTTCATCAGCTAAACCAGATTCTTCGCCATCGACTAGTGACTACAGATCTCCCTCCACAGCTGGCAAATCTTACAGTTG CCAATGGCCGTGTGAAGTTCCGAGTTGAGGGTGAGTTTGAGGCCACCTTGACAGTGATGGGTGATGACCCTGATATCCCCTGGCGCCTTCTGAAACTGGAAATTTTGGTTGAAGACAAGGAAACtggtg ATGGTCGAGCCTTGGTTCACAGCATGCAGATCAACTTCATCCATCAGTTGGTCCAGTCACGACTGTTTGCTGATGAAAAGCCACTTCAGGACATGTACAACTGTCTGC ACTCCTTCTGCTTAGCACTTCAGTTGGAAGTCTTGCATTCACAAACACTAATGCTGATTCGAGAGCGCTGGGGTGACCTTGTGCAAGTGGAGCGATACCATGCAGGGAAATGTCTCTCACTCTCTGTTTGGAA TCAACAGGTGCTTGGCAGGAAAACAGGGACCGCGTCTGTTCATAAGGTCACTATTAAGATTGATGAGACTGATGTCTCAAAACCCTTACAAATATCTCATGAGCCTCCACTGCCAGCCTGTGATTCCAAACTGATGGAAAGAGCCATGAAG ATTGACCACCTATCAATAGAAAAACTCCTAATAGACAGTGTCCATGCAAGATCTCATCAAAAACTCCAGGAGCTGAAAGCCATTCTTAAGAGCTACAATGTTAATGACAATT CATTCATTGAGACGGCTCTTCCAACTCTTGTGATTCCGATTTTGGAACCATGTGGTCGATCAGAGTGCCTACACGTATTTGTTGATCTCCACTCTGGAATGTTTCAACTGATGCTGTATGGTGTTG ATCAACTGACACTTGATGACATAGAGAAGGCTGTTAATGATGATATGAAGCGTATCATTCCTTGGCTTCAGCAGCTCAA GTTCTGGCTCGGACAGCAACGTTGCAAACAGTCTATAAAACATCTTCCTACAGTGAGCAGTGAAACTCTTCAACTAGCTAATTATGCTAGCCATCCAGTGGGAAATCTTTCCAAACACAAATTGTTTATCAAACTCACTCGCCTTCCACAGTACTACATT GTTGTAGAGATGTTTGATGTTCCCGGCAACCCCACAGAACTGGAGTATAAGTaccattttctctctgtgaGCTATGCTGAAGGAGACGACAGCCCTGCTACTGCACTTTTACTACAGCAGTTCAAACCAAACATTGAAGAGTTGGTACTAGACACAAAAAGTGgtaaacaaatgaaaagtgGTGTCAAGCGCAAG TTATCTGGTGATCCATGTTCCGTAGAACCTAAGAAACCAAAACGGTCGGGAGAAATGTGTGCCTTCAATAAAGTGCTAGCTCATATTGTAGCCATGTGTGATACAAATATGCCATTTATAGGGCTTCGTATGGAG TTATCTAATATGGACATTCCTCACCAAGGAGTACAAGTAGAAGGAGATGGCTTCAGCCATGCGATACGTTTGTTAAG AATTCCTCCCTGTAAAGGTGTAAACGAGGAAACACAGAAGGCTCTGGACCGATCTCTTCTTGATTGCACTTTTCGATTACAAGGTAGAAATAATCGCACGTGGGTGGCTGAGCTGGTGTTTGCAAACTGTCCGCTTAATAGCACTTCATCCAGGGAACAAG GACCAACCCGTCATGTTTACCTGACGTATGAAAACCAGTTATCTGAACCAGTTGGAGGTCGCAAAGTTGTTGAGATGTTCCTTAACGACTGGAACAGTATTGCTCGGCTGTATGAATGTGTCCTGGAGTTTGCACGATCCTTACCAG ACATACCCAACcacttaaacattttttcagaagttcGTATCTACAATTACCGAAAACTTATCCTCTGTTACGGAACTACCAAGGGGAGCTCA ATCAGCATTCAGTGGAACTCCATACTCCAGAAGTTCCACATTTCATTGGGAACTGTTGGCCCAAACTCAGGTTGTAGTAATTGTCACAACACAATTTTGCACCAGCTCCAGGAGATGTTTAATAAAACGCCAAATGTGGTGCAGCTGTTACAG GTTTTGTTTGACACTCAGGCTCCATTAAATGCCATCAACAAACTTCCAACTGTGCCCATGCTGGGTCTGACTCAACGCACCAACACTGCCTATCAGTGTTTCTCAATTCTGCCGCAGTCACCCACGCATATTAGGCTGGCTTTTAGGAATATGTACTGCATTGACATCTACTGCCGGAGTCGTGGTGTTGTAGCGATACGTGATGGGGCGTACAGTCTGTTTGACAACAGCAAAATAGTTGAAGGTTTTTACCCTGCGCCTGGATTAAAG ACATTCCTGAACATGTTTGTTGACAGCAATCAGGATGCAAGAAGACGATCTGTAAATGAGGATGATAACCCACCTTCTCCTATTGGAGGAGACATGATGGATTCCTTGATATCACAGCTTCAACCCCAGCAGCCACCACAGCAACCACAACAG CCATTTGCAAAACAGGCAGGAGCATCAGGAGCATATCCTCTTACATCACCACCCACTTCCTATCACAACACAGTGACACCATCTCCATCTATGATGCACACACAGTCACCAG GAAATTTGCATGCTGCAAGCTCACCTAGCGGAGCTTTAAGAGCACCATCACCAGCGTCCTTTGGTCCAACTCCTTCACCTTCCTCTCTCGGAATCACAATGGGACAAACAGCTAACTTTGCCAGCCCACATG GTACCATAGACCCAAGTTCACCATACACCATGATGTCACCCAGTCAGCGTGCAGGGAACTGGCCAGGATCTCCCCAGGTCTCTGGTCCATCACCAGCAGCACGAATGCCTGGAATGTCACCAGCCAACCCTTCCCTTCATTCACCTGTCCCAGATGCATCTCATTCCCCACGAGCTGGAACAA GTTCCCAAGCAATGCCGACTAGCATGCCTCCACCTCGTAAACTACCTCAGCGTTCTTGGGCTGCATCCATACCTACAATCCTCACCCACAGTGCCTTGAATATTCTGCTGTTGCCCTCTCCTACCCCTGGGCTTGTGCCGGGACTAGCTGGCAGCTATCTTTGCTCCCCCCTTGAGCGATTCCTTGGATCAGTTATTATGAGGAGGCATCTTCAGAGGATCATACAACAGGAAACG ctACAGTTAATAAACTCCAATGAACCAGGTGTAATTATGTTTAAGACAGAGGCACTGAAGTGCAGGGTTGCTCTCAATCCCAAAACCAATCAGACCCTGCAACTGAAAGTAACACCTGAAAATACAGGACAGTGGAAATCGGAGGAGTTACAAGTTTTGGAGAAGTTCTTTGAAACAAGG GTTGCAGGACCACCTTTTAAAGCAAACACCCTAATAGCCTTCACAAAATTACTAGGGGCTCCAACGCATATCCTCAGGGACTGTGTACACATCATGAAACTTGAGCTG TTCCCTGATCAGGCAAGTCAGCTGAAATGGAGCGTGCAGTTTTGTTTAACAATTCCTCCCAGTGCACCGCCAATTGCGCCTCCAGGAACACCTGCTGTTGTGCTGAAATCCAAAATGTTGTTTTTT ctccagctaacacagaaaacaacagtCCCACAGGAAGCTGTTAGTATTATTGTCCCAATTATTTATGATATGGCTTCGGGTACAACGCAACAGGCTGACATTCCCAGGCAGCAGAACTCTTCTGTTGCTGCTCCAATGATGGTTAGCAATATTCTAAAGAGGTTTGCTGAACTGAATTCACCACGACCAG GTGAATGCACAATATTTGCAGCCGTTCGTGATTTGATGGTTAATCTTACGCTGCCCCCTGGTGGGCGTCCGTAG